Sequence from the Corallococcus sp. EGB genome:
CAGAAGCAGATTGTCGCCAACGCGCAGGCGCTGGCGGAGGCGCTGAAGTCCGCGGGCCTGCGGCTGTGCTCGGGCGGCACGGACAACCACCTGATGCTGGTGGACCTGCGCGCCAAGAAGCTCACCGGCAAGGTGGCCGAGGACGTGCTGGGCAAGGCGGGCATCACGGTCAACAAGAACATGATCCCCTTCGACCCGGAGAAGCCCACGACGACCTCCGGCATCCGGGTGGGCACCCCGGCCATCACCACGCGCGGCATGCGCGAGGCGGAGATGGCGGTGGTGGGCCGGCTCATCGGCCAGGCGCTGGACGCCGCGCAGGACGACGCGGCGCTCGCGCGGGTGAAGGGGCAGGTGAAGGAGCTGGCCCAGGGCTTCCCGCTGTACGCCTCGCGCCTCAAGTAAGCCGCCCGTGCGCTGCCCCCTTCTGCCAGGACCCGGAGAACAAGGTCATCGACTCGCGCGAGTCGCACGAGGGCTCCGTCATCCGGCGGCGCCGCGAGTGCCTGACCTGCAAGCGCCGCTTCACCACGTACGAGCGGGTGGAGGAGCTCTACCCGCTCATCGTGAAGAAGGACGGGCGGCGCGAGGCCTTCGACCGCGAGAAGATCCTCAACGGCCTGAAGAAGGCGTGCGAGAAGCGCCCGGTGTCCGCCGCGCAGCTGGAGGCGACGGTGGAGGACATCGAGCGGCTGCTCCAGGGGATGGGGGAGAAGGAGGTGCCCTCCTCATCCATTGGCGAGCACGTGATGCGGCGGTTACAGCAACTGGACGAGGTGGCGTACGTGCGCTTCGCGTCCGTGTACCGAAGCTTCCGCGACATCTCCGAGTTCATGCACGAGCTGAAGGACCTGCTCGAGGACCAGGAGCGTGAGCGCAAGGCGAAGCCGCCTGTGACTCCGCCCAAGGACGGTTAGGAAGGGCGGTATGCGCTTGCTCACGCGCTCACGGTTGCAGGCGGAGAAGGCCCCCCGCTCCAAGCGCGCGGCGGACTTCGACCGCGCGGTGGCCGAGTTCTTCATGCGCATCGCGCTGGAGGAGGCCGCCAAGGGCCTGGGCCGCACCAGCCCGAACCCCGTCGTGGGCGCGGTGCTGGTGAAGGGCGGGCGCATCATCGCGCGTGGCCACCACAAGAAGGCCGGCACGGCGCACGCGGAGGTCGTCGCGCTGGAGGCCGCGGGCTCCAAGGCGCGCGGCGCGGACCTCTACACCACGCTGGAGCCATGCGACCACTACGGGCGCACCCCGCCATGCAGCCTGGCGGTGCTGGAGGCCGGCGTGCGGCGCGTGTTCAGCGCGTCGGCGGACCCCAACCCGCTGGTCAGCGGCAAGGGGCTCAACCGGCTCAAGCGCGGCGGCGTGGCGGTGGTGCCGCACGTCCTCAAGGACGAGGCGGACGCGCTCAACCGGCCCTTCTTCAAGATGATGCGCACGGGCCTGCCCTGGGTGACGCTCAAGGCGGCGGTGACGCTGGACGGGAAGATCGCCGCGCCCTCGGGGGACTCGCGGTGGGTGACGGGCGAAGCGTCTCGCGCGTGGGTGCACCGGCTGCGCGACCAGGTGGACGCCATCCTCGTGGGCGCCAACACCGTGCGCATGGATGACCCGCAGCTCACCACGCGGCTGCCCGGCGGCGGGGGCAAGGACGCGGTGCGCGTGGTGGTGGACTCGCACCTCAGGCTGTCCCCGGGGCACACCGTCTTCACCCAGCGCAGCCCGGCGCGCACCGTCATCGCCACGCTGGAGGACCCGGAGGGCCGGCGCGCCCGGCGCTTCCTGGCCCAGGGGGTGGAGGTGTGGAACGTGCGCGCGAAGCAGGACCGCGTGGACCTGAAGGCCCTGCTCAAGCGCGTGGCGAAGGAGGGGCTCAACCACGTGCTCGTGGAGGGCGGCGCGGGCCTGTACGGCACGCTGCTCCGCGAGCACCTGGCGGATGCGCTCGCCCTGTTCCTCGCCCCCAAGCTGGTGGGGGCGGGGGGGCTGACGTGGGCGGGAGAACTGGGCGTGAAGGACATGGCCCACGCCCTGGCCGTGAAGGACCTGACGATGGAGAAGGTGGGGGACGACGTCCTCCTGCGCGCCCTGCTCTGAAGGCCAGCGCCCCGCCGGGGCATCCGTTAGAGTCCGGCCATGTTCACCGGCCTCATCCAGGACACTGGCACCATCACCCGCGTCACCTCTGGCGCGATGACCGACTACTGGATTCGCACCTCGCTGGGCGCGGAAGCCTTCGCCCTGGGGGAATCCATCGCCGTGGACGGCGCCTGCCTCACCGTGGTGGAGAAGGGCGGGGACACCTTCCGCGTCCAGGCGGCCCCGGAGACGCTGCGGCGCACCACCCTGGGGGCCCGGAAGGCGGGGGACAGGGTGAACCTGGAGCGCGCGCTCGCCCTGGGGGACCGGCTGGGCGGGCACCTGGTGTCGGGCCACGTGGACGCCGTCAGCGAGGTGCTGGAGACGTACGCGGAGGGCGGCTCGTGGGTGATGGTGTTCCGGCTGCCCCCGGAGCTGGCGCCCTGCTTCATCGAAAAGGGCTCCGTCACCATCGACGGCATCAGCCTCACGGTGAACGCGGTGGAGACGGACCGCTTCCAGGTGCAGCTGATTCCGGAGACGCAACAGCGCACCACGCTGCACGGCAAGGGCCCCGGGGCGAAGGTGAACCTGGAGGGCGACCTCATTGGCAAGTACGTGGCCCGGCTGTACGCCCTTCGGGGGGCCCCGGAGGCCGCCGCCCAGGGCGCGGGGCTGACGGAGGCGGTGGTGCGGGCGGCGGGTTTCAGCCCTCGCGGGTAGGGGGCAGGTGGTGTAAGGAGCGCGCCATGCCTCGCTATTTCGAAGGGGACTTCCTCCCCCCCCAGGGCCGGTTCGCCATCTGCGTCTCCCGGTTCAACAGCTTCATCACGGAGGAGCTCTTGAAGGGCGCCGTGGACACCCTGGTGCGCCATGGCGTGAAGGACGACGCCATCGACGTGTACCGCTGCCCCGGCACCTATGAGCTGCCCGGCCTCACCCGGCGCGTGTCCGAGGGGGGCCAGTACTCGGGCATCATCGTCCTGGGGGCGGTCATCCGCGGCGGCACCCCCCACTTCGACTACGTGGCCGGCGAGTGCGCCAAGGGCATTGGTTCGGTGGCGTTCAGCGCGGCGTCCGGGGCGAAGCCGGCGGCGGTGACGTTCGGCGTGCTCACGTGCGATACCGTGGAGCAGGCCATCGACCGGGCGGGCGTGAAGGCGGGCAACAAGGGCGCGGAGGCCACGCTGGCCTGCATCGAGATGGTCAACCTCTTCGCGCGCATGACGGGCGCGGAGCGAAAGGGGTAGCCGCGATGGGCGCGCGCAGAACGGCACGGGAGCGGGCGCTGCAGGCGCTCTACCAGATGGAGATGACCCAGGGTGCCACCACGCGGGAGGCCCTGGATTCGGCGTGGGCCGCCTCCGCGGAGGACGGAAAGCCGGAGCCGGACGCGGTGAAGTTCGCCAGGGAGCTGGTGGAGGGCGTGGAGTCGCACCGCGCGGAGATTGACGCGCTGATTGAGCGCCACAGCCACAACTGGCGCCTGGACCGCATGTCCCGCATCGACCGCAACGTCCTCCGGGTGGGCATCTTCGAGCTGAAGTACCGCCCGGACATCCCCCGCAAGGTGACCATCAACGAGGCGGTGGAGCTGGGGAAGAACTTCGGCAACGAGGAGTCGAGCGCCTTCGTCAACGGCCTCTTGGACCGCGTCGCGGTGGCGCTCGGGAAGCCGTGAGCCAGACGCAGACCCTGGACGTGGGCCTGGAGGGCCTGGACGCGCTGACGGGGGTGGACGCCCTCTGCCTCTTCGTGGCCGAGGACGACCGCCCCCTGCCGTCCTCCGCCGGCTTCGTGGACTGGCGGCTGTGCGGCGCCCTGTCCCGCGTGCTCCAGGGCGGGTTCTTCACCGGCGTGAAGGACGACTGGCTCCTGCTGCCGTCGGACGGGAAGCTGACCGTGCCGCGCATCTTCGTGGTGGGGCTGGGCTCCCGGAAGCGCCTGGACGCGGCCTCGCTGGGCGAGGCGCTGGCGGGCGCGGCGAGGGTGCTCTCCCGCGCGAAGGTGGAGTCGGTGGCCTTGGAGGTGCCCCAGGGGTCTTCCTTGAGCGACTCCGCCCGAGCGGAGGCGTACCAGCGGCAGTTCCTGCCTGCGTTCAAGGGGGGACGGGTGTCGCTCCTCGCGGACAAGGGGCTTGTCGGGTCGCTGTCATCCCGGAAGGGCTGACGCTCGGCGGCCCGGCGGGGGTTCTGCTAGCATCCGGCCCTCGAGGCGCGCGCGATGAAGTTCAAGGTGTTGATCGTCGAGGACTCCAAGGTGTCGCGCGAGCACATCGCCGCGACCGTGGAGGCCGTGGAAGGCGTCGAAGCCGTTACCACCGCCAGCGGCTTCGAGGCGCTGAAGCTGCTGCCGCGTCAGCGCTTCGACCTCATCATCACCGACATCAACATGCCCGACATCAACGGGCTGGAGCTCATCAACTTCGTCAAGAAGAACCCCAACTACCGGGACGTGCCGCTCATCATCGTCACCACCGAGGGGCGTGAGCAGGACCGCTCGCGGGGCATGGCGCTGGGCGCCGCCGGTTACCTGGTGAAGCCCTTCCAGCCGGAAGAACTGGAGGCGCTCCTGCGGCGCTTCCTGAAGCCGCTGTGACGCCCGGAGGCAAGGCGCTGGCGGAGTTCGTCGCCGAGGCCACCGAAATCCTGGATGCGCTGGGCCGCGACCTCCTGGCCCTGGACGAGGCGCGGGGCCAGGAGGCGGATCCGGAGCACATCAACGGCAT
This genomic interval carries:
- the ribE gene encoding 6,7-dimethyl-8-ribityllumazine synthase, whose translation is MPRYFEGDFLPPQGRFAICVSRFNSFITEELLKGAVDTLVRHGVKDDAIDVYRCPGTYELPGLTRRVSEGGQYSGIIVLGAVIRGGTPHFDYVAGECAKGIGSVAFSAASGAKPAAVTFGVLTCDTVEQAIDRAGVKAGNKGAEATLACIEMVNLFARMTGAERKG
- a CDS encoding M17 family peptidase N-terminal domain-containing protein codes for the protein MSQTQTLDVGLEGLDALTGVDALCLFVAEDDRPLPSSAGFVDWRLCGALSRVLQGGFFTGVKDDWLLLPSDGKLTVPRIFVVGLGSRKRLDAASLGEALAGAARVLSRAKVESVALEVPQGSSLSDSARAEAYQRQFLPAFKGGRVSLLADKGLVGSLSSRKG
- a CDS encoding riboflavin synthase encodes the protein MFTGLIQDTGTITRVTSGAMTDYWIRTSLGAEAFALGESIAVDGACLTVVEKGGDTFRVQAAPETLRRTTLGARKAGDRVNLERALALGDRLGGHLVSGHVDAVSEVLETYAEGGSWVMVFRLPPELAPCFIEKGSVTIDGISLTVNAVETDRFQVQLIPETQQRTTLHGKGPGAKVNLEGDLIGKYVARLYALRGAPEAAAQGAGLTEAVVRAAGFSPRG
- the ribD gene encoding bifunctional diaminohydroxyphosphoribosylaminopyrimidine deaminase/5-amino-6-(5-phosphoribosylamino)uracil reductase RibD translates to MRLLTRSRLQAEKAPRSKRAADFDRAVAEFFMRIALEEAAKGLGRTSPNPVVGAVLVKGGRIIARGHHKKAGTAHAEVVALEAAGSKARGADLYTTLEPCDHYGRTPPCSLAVLEAGVRRVFSASADPNPLVSGKGLNRLKRGGVAVVPHVLKDEADALNRPFFKMMRTGLPWVTLKAAVTLDGKIAAPSGDSRWVTGEASRAWVHRLRDQVDAILVGANTVRMDDPQLTTRLPGGGGKDAVRVVVDSHLRLSPGHTVFTQRSPARTVIATLEDPEGRRARRFLAQGVEVWNVRAKQDRVDLKALLKRVAKEGLNHVLVEGGAGLYGTLLREHLADALALFLAPKLVGAGGLTWAGELGVKDMAHALAVKDLTMEKVGDDVLLRALL
- the nusB gene encoding transcription antitermination factor NusB → MGARRTARERALQALYQMEMTQGATTREALDSAWAASAEDGKPEPDAVKFARELVEGVESHRAEIDALIERHSHNWRLDRMSRIDRNVLRVGIFELKYRPDIPRKVTINEAVELGKNFGNEESSAFVNGLLDRVAVALGKP
- a CDS encoding response regulator, yielding MKFKVLIVEDSKVSREHIAATVEAVEGVEAVTTASGFEALKLLPRQRFDLIITDINMPDINGLELINFVKKNPNYRDVPLIIVTTEGREQDRSRGMALGAAGYLVKPFQPEELEALLRRFLKPL